In one Candidatus Hepatincola sp. Av genomic region, the following are encoded:
- the ndhC gene encoding NAD(P)H-quinone oxidoreductase subunit 3 gives MEFADIHNTSYLFEYVSVLLFIAVAFGIIILAVVSSFLIVPQKPYSNKLSPYECGMEAFEDARKQFDIRFYLIAVLFIIFDLEIIFMYPWALSFLQLSTYGFLSMIIFTGFLGISFVYEWKKGALQ, from the coding sequence ATGGAATTTGCAGATATACATAATACCTCTTATTTATTTGAATATGTATCTGTATTACTTTTTATAGCAGTTGCTTTTGGTATTATTATTTTAGCTGTTGTATCATCTTTTTTAATTGTGCCCCAAAAGCCTTATAGTAATAAACTTTCTCCTTATGAATGTGGTATGGAAGCTTTTGAAGATGCTAGAAAACAATTTGATATTCGTTTTTACTTAATAGCTGTGTTATTTATAATTTTTGATCTAGAAATAATTTTCATGTATCCGTGGGCTTTATCTTTTTTACAGTTATCTACTTATGGTTTTCTTTCTATGATTATTTTTACAGGATTCTTAGGAATTAGCTTTGTTTATGAGTGGAAAAAAGGAGCATTACAGTGA
- the nuoB gene encoding NADH-quinone oxidoreductase subunit B: MKLANKDMQDDLLKQIPEVKNPNFLVGQIDYIVNLIRSNSIWPMTFGLACCAIEMMHAYTARYDLDRFGSMPRPSPRQSDVIIVAGTLTNKMAAAYRRVYDQMAEPRYVISMGSCANSGGYYHYSYSVVRGCDRVTPVDIYVPGCPPTPEALLYGLLQLQKKIRRTGKLWR, from the coding sequence GTGAAATTAGCTAATAAAGATATGCAAGATGATTTGCTAAAACAAATTCCCGAGGTAAAAAATCCTAATTTTTTAGTTGGTCAGATAGACTATATTGTTAATCTTATTCGTTCAAACTCAATATGGCCAATGACCTTTGGTTTAGCTTGTTGTGCTATTGAAATGATGCACGCCTACACCGCTAGGTACGATCTAGATAGGTTTGGTTCCATGCCACGTCCTAGTCCTAGGCAGTCTGATGTTATTATTGTAGCAGGAACATTAACTAATAAAATGGCAGCTGCATATCGGCGAGTTTACGACCAAATGGCAGAGCCAAGGTATGTTATTTCTATGGGCTCATGTGCTAATAGTGGAGGTTATTACCATTATTCTTATTCTGTAGTAAGAGGTTGCGATAGAGTTACTCCTGTAGATATTTATGTTCCTGGTTGCCCCCCAACCCCCGAGGCCTTGTTATACGGTTTGTTGCAATTACAAAAAAAAATTAGAAGAACTGGTAAACTATGGCGGTAA
- the nqo5 gene encoding NADH-quinone oxidoreductase subunit C: MAVNMASYYIPSESQLEKLTKLAQHFNTTYNDVLIGESFINTDQLIIQIHKDNLLKFLEKLKITYGFQQLIDIIGVDYPAKVERFEVIYNLLNLSSNLRVMVKTFVGEQDYLESCSKLYTNSDWLEREIWDMFGIYFKNHKDLRRILTDFGFEGHPLRKDFPLVGFSEIYFDEINKNVAYKPVELDAEYRDYDYQNPWLKDIEVDTFKHLQEKDKVMKKLDD; encoded by the coding sequence ATGGCGGTAAATATGGCATCATACTACATTCCTAGTGAATCGCAATTAGAAAAATTAACTAAGTTGGCTCAACATTTTAATACGACATATAATGATGTGCTGATTGGGGAATCTTTTATTAATACCGATCAACTAATTATTCAAATCCATAAAGATAATCTTTTAAAATTTTTAGAAAAATTAAAAATCACATATGGTTTTCAACAATTAATAGATATTATAGGAGTAGATTACCCCGCTAAAGTAGAACGCTTTGAGGTGATCTATAATTTATTAAATTTAAGTAGTAATTTAAGAGTTATGGTAAAAACCTTTGTAGGAGAACAAGATTATTTAGAATCTTGTTCAAAGCTTTATACAAATTCCGACTGGCTTGAACGGGAAATATGGGATATGTTTGGTATATATTTTAAAAATCATAAAGATCTACGAAGAATTTTAACAGACTTTGGTTTTGAAGGGCACCCTTTAAGAAAAGATTTTCCTCTTGTAGGTTTTAGTGAAATATATTTTGATGAAATAAATAAAAACGTAGCATACAAGCCTGTAGAATTAGATGCAGAATATCGGGATTATGATTACCAAAACCCTTGGTTAAAAGATATTGAAGTAGATACATTTAAGCATTTACAGGAAAAAGATAAAGTAATGAAAAAATTGGATGATTAA
- the nuoD gene encoding NADH-quinone oxidoreductase subunit D codes for MDSIKIKNTTLNFGPQHPSSHGVLRMVLELDGELVKRVEPHIGQLHRGTEKLMENKTYTQNIPFMDRLDYVAAFNYEHGLVLTVEKLLQLSIPKRAKYLRVLFLELNRIARHIFAIGAHAMDTGAMTPMVWGFESRDQIMEFFEATTGARMHVNYMRVGGVAVDVPAGLLEAIEKWTYKFEKDFADAINLVRDNRIFKQRTVDIGVITKEQALDFGLSGPNLRASGVAWDLRKAQPYEIYNTLDFDIPVGNKGDSYDRFLVRVLEVGESIKIIRQCLQNIEAGAILSENNKITPPLRADMKLSMESLIHHFKFYSQGFSVPKGETYCAVETPTGEFGVYLVSNGGNKPYRAKLRSNGLAHLQTIKHIGVGYQLGDLPSILGSLDVIFGEIDR; via the coding sequence ATGGATAGTATAAAAATAAAAAATACAACATTAAATTTTGGTCCACAGCACCCATCTTCCCATGGTGTTTTAAGAATGGTTTTAGAGTTAGATGGGGAACTAGTAAAAAGGGTAGAGCCTCATATTGGGCAGTTGCATCGTGGTACTGAAAAATTAATGGAAAATAAAACTTATACTCAAAACATTCCATTTATGGATCGTTTAGATTATGTTGCGGCTTTTAATTACGAACATGGCTTAGTATTAACGGTAGAAAAATTATTACAATTATCTATTCCTAAGAGGGCTAAATATTTAAGAGTTCTTTTTTTAGAATTAAATAGAATTGCAAGGCATATATTTGCAATTGGTGCTCATGCTATGGATACAGGAGCTATGACTCCTATGGTATGGGGCTTTGAAAGTCGGGATCAAATCATGGAATTTTTTGAGGCAACCACCGGAGCTAGAATGCATGTTAATTATATGCGAGTTGGTGGTGTAGCGGTTGATGTTCCAGCAGGGCTATTAGAGGCTATAGAAAAGTGGACATACAAGTTTGAAAAAGATTTTGCCGATGCAATTAATTTAGTTCGTGATAATAGAATATTTAAGCAAAGAACAGTTGATATTGGTGTAATCACTAAAGAACAAGCCCTAGATTTTGGTTTGTCTGGTCCTAATTTAAGAGCCAGTGGAGTTGCTTGGGATTTAAGAAAAGCACAACCTTATGAAATTTATAATACTTTAGATTTTGATATTCCTGTAGGTAACAAAGGAGACTCCTACGATAGATTCTTAGTAAGAGTTTTAGAAGTTGGGGAAAGTATAAAAATTATTCGTCAGTGTTTACAAAACATTGAAGCTGGTGCTATATTATCGGAAAATAATAAGATCACTCCACCATTAAGAGCAGATATGAAACTTTCTATGGAGTCTTTAATTCATCATTTTAAATTTTATTCACAAGGTTTTAGTGTACCTAAAGGGGAAACTTATTGTGCGGTAGAAACTCCTACAGGAGAGTTTGGAGTATACCTTGTTTCAAACGGAGGTAATAAACCTTATAGAGCTAAACTCCGTTCTAATGGCTTAGCACACTTACAAACTATAAAACATATTGGGGTGGGCTATCAATTAGGTGATTTACCATCAATTTTAGGTAGTTTAGATGTTATTTTTGGTGAAATTGATAGATAG
- the nqo2 gene encoding NADH-quinone oxidoreductase subunit E, with translation MNINKAEFTFSHENLTKAEKILGKYPVEKRFSAIMPLLTLAQKQNGGFLNKACIDYLADYLNVTPMAFYEVASFYSMYTFQPVGKYHFQFCKSVVCMVQHSEDLYNYCKKITKTEHNNVSADGLFSVAYVECLGACVNAVAIKINDEFYENINQKILLQLVESLKKGEPLNKINVVQKSAIFNKG, from the coding sequence ATGAATATAAATAAGGCAGAATTTACATTTTCCCATGAAAATTTAACAAAAGCTGAAAAGATACTAGGTAAATACCCTGTAGAAAAAAGATTCAGTGCCATTATGCCTTTGCTAACATTAGCACAAAAACAAAATGGTGGTTTCTTAAATAAAGCATGTATAGATTACTTAGCAGATTACCTAAATGTAACTCCTATGGCATTTTACGAGGTAGCAAGCTTTTATTCTATGTATACTTTTCAACCTGTTGGTAAATACCATTTTCAATTTTGTAAATCAGTGGTATGCATGGTACAACACTCTGAAGATTTATACAATTATTGTAAAAAAATTACTAAAACAGAACACAATAACGTTTCAGCTGACGGATTATTTTCAGTTGCATATGTAGAGTGTTTAGGTGCTTGTGTAAACGCTGTAGCCATTAAAATAAACGATGAATTTTATGAAAATATTAATCAAAAAATTTTATTACAGTTGGTAGAATCTTTAAAAAAAGGTGAGCCACTTAATAAGATAAAT